From Chlorogloeopsis sp. ULAP01, a single genomic window includes:
- a CDS encoding AraC family transcriptional regulator: MKVSVEDYSNLLQPVASSQIVDVQGYHESCSQYLNEYAEGYLQDIELRTGFFLSIAEYQSYKPFRVEFPDREHCVQFSFVISGNLNCNLESSSVRTGETALCGCGMAPKTLVQYSQSLKTVDIHLEPDSFKAFLGIQDGAIAPELQHLFRKPDQEYFVGVGKITAQIQLVLQQIMQCPFQGLVKRMYLESKVMELMALRLQQDMIGETIFYPKNTLKRHLAERIYHAKNILERHLDNPPSLLELAAQVGISQHQLKDGFQKIFGVSTFQYLHNYRMEQARLLLYECDMSIAEVANAVGYSHLGRFSVNFKRRFGISPSDCRKGVRCLPNPRLLQEARDLKILTN; this comes from the coding sequence ATGAAAGTTTCAGTTGAAGATTACTCGAACTTACTGCAACCAGTAGCATCAAGTCAAATTGTTGATGTTCAAGGCTATCATGAAAGCTGCTCTCAATATCTCAACGAATATGCTGAGGGATATCTTCAGGATATAGAGTTACGCACAGGATTTTTTCTCTCAATTGCAGAATATCAATCTTACAAACCTTTCAGGGTAGAATTTCCAGATCGCGAACATTGTGTGCAATTTTCTTTTGTAATTTCAGGCAATCTTAACTGTAATCTTGAGTCTAGCTCAGTTCGTACTGGTGAAACTGCTTTATGTGGTTGTGGGATGGCTCCAAAAACATTAGTCCAATACTCGCAATCATTGAAAACTGTTGATATTCATCTAGAACCAGATTCATTTAAGGCATTCCTTGGTATTCAAGATGGTGCCATAGCTCCAGAATTACAACATTTATTTCGCAAACCAGACCAAGAATATTTTGTTGGTGTCGGTAAAATTACCGCTCAAATACAGCTAGTGTTGCAGCAAATTATGCAATGTCCTTTTCAAGGTTTAGTCAAACGGATGTATTTGGAAAGTAAGGTTATGGAATTAATGGCTTTACGGCTACAACAAGATATGATAGGGGAGACAATTTTTTATCCCAAAAACACCTTAAAACGGCACCTAGCTGAAAGAATTTATCATGCAAAAAATATTTTAGAGCGTCATCTAGATAACCCACCTTCATTATTGGAATTAGCAGCACAAGTGGGAATTAGCCAACACCAATTAAAAGATGGATTTCAAAAAATTTTTGGTGTAAGCACTTTTCAATATTTGCATAATTATCGTATGGAGCAAGCGCGGCTACTTTTATATGAATGTGACATGAGCATAGCAGAAGTAGCAAATGCTGTAGGCTATTCGCATTTAGGGCGATTTTCTGTCAATTTTAAACGCAGATTTGGAATTTCTCCTAGTGATTGCCGCAAGGGTGTACGGTGTCTACCAAATCCCCGACTTCTCCAAGAAGCTAGGGATCTGAAAATACTGACAAACTAA
- a CDS encoding TonB-dependent siderophore receptor, protein MIKRSPIFGLIFWLMLFAVMLAEPAQAETLINSASRVRRDEQLLTLSQKEKFSTSAATLLAQESNSVELVKVTGVKLNSTQQELEVILETTGSDQLQPVTRSEGNNFIADIPNAQLVLPSGDEFRQENPASGITELSVTNIDANTIQVTVTGAASQPKVELFDSDRGLIFGVAITASSAQNPTPPTAPLPLPRGGEGEGSEQPAAEGDEPIELVVTGEQDGYYVPDASVGTKTDTPLRDIPQSVQVVPQQVLEDQQVTNLGEALRNVAGVSQGNNSSTRGFAALPVIRGFRAEDNITRDGLRDPGNFKFAFNSATVEQIEVLKGPASVLYGQGSLGGVVNIITKKTLTEPYYSVEASAGSYNFYRGAIDFSGPLNETKTVLYRLNVAALTTESFIDFYDEQQYIVAPALTWLGDRTKFTLAAEYIERYKGDGQTGLPVVGTLLPNPNGQIPRNRYLSDPSAEDNIKVFRVGYDLKHQFSEDWALRNVFNYSQTRADRQRPYTIGLGADNRTMNRGYVDNPIDDDVVNFDTYIVGKFQTGSIKHRLVAGFNYFWWNNYDYGGEGLAQPIDVFNPVYSQPYQASPIDFIYDYVSQSESFGFYIQDQLTLAENLKLLLGGRFDIANQKGGTISGGIEAVRQEAFSPRVGIDMVTSLLG, encoded by the coding sequence ATGATTAAGCGATCGCCTATTTTTGGGTTAATCTTTTGGTTGATGCTCTTTGCTGTGATGTTAGCTGAACCAGCACAAGCAGAAACTCTCATCAACTCTGCCAGCAGGGTGAGAAGAGATGAACAACTACTAACACTGAGTCAAAAAGAAAAATTTTCTACTAGTGCGGCGACATTGTTAGCACAGGAATCTAATAGTGTAGAGTTAGTGAAAGTAACAGGAGTCAAGCTAAATTCAACCCAGCAGGAACTAGAAGTAATTCTAGAGACTACAGGCTCAGATCAGTTGCAACCTGTGACTCGAAGTGAGGGAAATAACTTTATTGCAGATATTCCCAATGCACAGTTGGTGTTGCCGTCGGGTGATGAATTTCGGCAAGAAAACCCAGCTAGTGGAATTACAGAATTAAGTGTAACTAATATAGATGCAAATACTATCCAGGTGACAGTCACAGGTGCAGCAAGTCAACCAAAAGTAGAGTTATTTGATAGCGATCGAGGTTTAATTTTTGGGGTAGCTATCACTGCATCATCTGCACAAAACCCCACCCCGCCTACGGCACCCCTCCCCTTACCAAGGGGAGGGGAAGGGGAGGGGTCAGAACAACCAGCAGCAGAAGGTGATGAGCCAATTGAGTTGGTGGTGACAGGAGAGCAAGACGGATATTACGTGCCAGATGCCTCAGTGGGAACCAAAACCGATACCCCCTTGCGAGATATTCCTCAGTCGGTTCAGGTAGTTCCCCAACAAGTGCTAGAGGATCAGCAGGTAACGAACTTAGGCGAAGCACTAAGAAACGTAGCTGGTGTCTCTCAGGGAAACAATTCATCAACCCGTGGATTTGCTGCATTACCAGTGATCCGAGGCTTTAGAGCGGAAGATAATATCACTAGAGATGGGCTGAGAGATCCTGGCAATTTTAAATTTGCTTTTAATTCTGCTACTGTTGAGCAAATTGAGGTTCTCAAAGGCCCTGCCTCTGTTCTCTATGGACAAGGTTCGTTAGGTGGTGTTGTCAATATTATTACCAAAAAAACCCTTACAGAACCTTATTACTCAGTAGAAGCCTCTGCTGGCAGCTACAATTTTTATCGTGGTGCAATAGATTTTTCAGGCCCTCTCAATGAGACCAAAACAGTTTTGTATCGCCTGAATGTTGCCGCTCTGACAACAGAAAGTTTCATAGATTTTTATGATGAACAACAATACATCGTTGCTCCTGCCCTTACTTGGCTTGGCGATCGCACTAAATTCACACTGGCAGCCGAATATATAGAGCGGTATAAAGGTGATGGTCAAACAGGACTTCCTGTCGTGGGTACTCTACTTCCTAATCCCAACGGTCAAATCCCTCGCAACCGCTATCTTTCTGACCCATCCGCTGAAGATAATATAAAAGTATTCAGAGTAGGCTATGACCTAAAGCATCAGTTTAGCGAAGACTGGGCGCTACGCAATGTTTTCAATTACTCACAAACCAGAGCAGATAGACAACGTCCTTATACCATTGGACTTGGCGCAGATAATCGCACCATGAATAGAGGATATGTTGACAATCCTATTGATGATGATGTGGTTAATTTTGACACTTATATCGTTGGTAAGTTTCAGACAGGAAGTATTAAGCATCGACTGGTGGCAGGGTTTAATTACTTTTGGTGGAACAACTATGATTACGGCGGTGAAGGACTTGCGCAGCCAATTGATGTGTTTAACCCCGTATACAGTCAACCATATCAGGCTAGCCCAATAGATTTTATTTATGATTACGTGTCTCAATCGGAATCATTTGGCTTTTATATTCAGGATCAACTGACCTTAGCAGAAAATCTCAAACTTCTATTGGGAGGGCGCTTTGATATTGCAAACCAGAAAGGAGGAACTATTTCTGGAGGAATCGAGGCTGTCAGACAGGAAGCCTTCAGTCCGAGAGTTGGTATCGATATGGTAACTAGCCTTTTAGGATGA
- a CDS encoding iron-siderophore ABC transporter substrate-binding protein, with translation MGNVLGFDVKPIGSTTFLWSDVSLGGLPAYLNDRTDGIELVGDQLQPNLEKILLLKPDLIVGWEGVKVIYPLLSKIAPTVLGNWKGLQLSWREHMDFTAQVLGKKEAAQEAWNHYYQRIQELKTALGNRYQNKEISIAYIGAYGITIYVKNSFDGSILDDVGLQRPKAQDVNVDGRIENLSEEELEKVDGDILFVMTGNIKKNQLLKKIQKKPLWQKLRAVQQNHVYYVDASTWLGGTLLAADAVIDDLFKYLVNTP, from the coding sequence TTGGGCAATGTACTTGGCTTTGACGTGAAACCGATTGGAAGTACGACCTTTCTTTGGTCAGATGTTTCTCTAGGTGGGTTACCTGCATATTTAAACGATAGGACGGATGGAATAGAGCTAGTAGGAGATCAACTTCAACCAAATTTAGAGAAAATATTGTTACTTAAACCCGATTTAATTGTGGGTTGGGAAGGGGTTAAAGTAATTTATCCTCTACTGTCAAAAATTGCGCCTACTGTTTTAGGTAACTGGAAAGGTCTTCAACTATCTTGGCGAGAACATATGGATTTTACTGCTCAGGTGTTAGGCAAGAAAGAAGCTGCACAAGAAGCTTGGAATCACTATTATCAGCGAATTCAAGAATTGAAAACTGCTTTAGGAAACCGCTATCAAAACAAGGAAATCTCTATTGCCTACATAGGTGCATATGGCATAACTATATATGTAAAAAACTCATTTGATGGCTCCATTTTAGATGATGTGGGACTGCAACGTCCAAAAGCACAAGATGTGAATGTGGATGGAAGAATTGAAAACCTTTCTGAAGAAGAATTAGAGAAAGTAGATGGTGATATTTTATTTGTCATGACTGGTAACATTAAGAAAAATCAGTTATTAAAGAAAATTCAAAAAAAACCACTTTGGCAAAAACTTCGAGCAGTACAACAAAATCATGTCTACTATGTAGATGCCTCTACATGGTTAGGAGGAACTTTGCTTGCTGCTGATGCTGTGATTGATGATTTATTTAAGTACTTAGTCAACACCCCTTAA
- a CDS encoding Rpn family recombination-promoting nuclease/putative transposase, with the protein MRRDSIFYKLFQQSPSLLFELLTNPPANANAYRFDSVAVKEPKFEIDGVFLPPEDEGAGVVYFCEVQFQKDEQLYERVFAESLLYFYRNRSRYSDWQAVIIYPSRSIEQRDINPHRSLLNGGQVHRVFLDELGNIRSLPLWVALMVLTTVAKEQAPAEARYLLTRTHQEVSSEASHAIIEMITTIMVYKFEQLSRREVESMLGITLKETRVYREIKEEGREEGREEATVNLVIRQLTKRFGELSEEMRSSISSLPLPVLEDLSVALLDFTSLADLQAWIAAR; encoded by the coding sequence ATGCGTCGAGACTCAATATTTTATAAACTGTTTCAACAGTCTCCCTCTTTGCTTTTTGAACTATTGACAAATCCCCCGGCAAATGCAAATGCTTATCGATTTGATTCAGTAGCTGTTAAAGAACCCAAATTTGAAATTGACGGTGTATTTCTCCCACCAGAAGACGAAGGTGCTGGGGTTGTCTATTTCTGCGAGGTGCAATTCCAAAAGGATGAACAGCTTTATGAAAGGGTATTTGCTGAATCTCTACTCTACTTTTATCGTAATCGTTCTAGATATAGCGACTGGCAAGCAGTGATAATTTACCCTTCACGCAGTATAGAACAAAGGGATATTAATCCCCATCGCTCATTACTGAACGGCGGACAAGTACATCGAGTATTCTTGGATGAATTAGGGAATATTCGCTCCTTACCTTTATGGGTAGCACTAATGGTGCTAACGACGGTGGCAAAAGAACAAGCACCAGCAGAAGCTAGATATTTATTAACCAGAACTCACCAAGAAGTCTCATCAGAGGCGAGTCACGCCATAATAGAGATGATTACGACGATTATGGTATACAAGTTTGAACAACTGAGCAGAAGGGAGGTTGAGTCAATGCTAGGAATCACGCTCAAGGAAACGAGAGTTTACCGAGAAATCAAGGAAGAAGGACGTGAAGAAGGACGTGAAGAAGCAACTGTTAATCTTGTGATTCGACAGCTAACTAAGCGATTCGGAGAACTTTCTGAAGAAATGCGCTCCTCAATTTCTAGTCTACCTTTGCCTGTACTCGAAGATTTGAGCGTAGCACTGTTAGATTTTACCAGTTTGGCTGATTTGCAGGCTTGGATTGCAGCAAGATAA
- the fetB gene encoding iron export ABC transporter permease subunit FetB yields the protein MASSYIQIGYGQVALATLFILINMGLSFGLRLGLEQSLGLAAFRMVGQLLLVGYILQWVFTLSNPVLVILLALSMTAIAGVSSVNRTRRRFASIYWNNFISLLSSSFLVTGIVVSGILRVQPWYEPQYLIPLLGMVLGNALTGTSLSLDRFMEDLTSRRDEIETLLALGASRWEAAHQPIREALRIGMIPTINSMMVMGLVSLPGMMTGQILAGANPTDAIRYQIVIIFAQAAGVAIATMGVVILAFLVLFNRDHQLADLLRKLD from the coding sequence ATGGCAAGCAGTTATATCCAAATTGGTTATGGACAAGTAGCTTTGGCGACTTTGTTTATTTTGATCAATATGGGGCTTTCCTTTGGTTTGCGGTTAGGATTAGAGCAAAGCTTGGGTCTAGCCGCTTTCAGGATGGTAGGACAGTTGTTGTTGGTGGGGTATATATTGCAATGGGTATTTACCCTGAGCAACCCTGTATTAGTGATACTTTTGGCTTTGAGTATGACGGCGATCGCTGGTGTATCTAGCGTTAACCGCACGCGTAGACGGTTTGCCAGTATTTATTGGAATAATTTTATTTCACTTTTGAGTAGCTCTTTTTTAGTGACAGGGATCGTAGTGAGTGGGATTTTGCGTGTTCAGCCTTGGTACGAGCCTCAGTATCTGATTCCCCTTTTGGGTATGGTCTTAGGTAATGCTCTTACGGGTACATCTTTGAGTTTAGATCGGTTTATGGAGGACTTGACTAGTCGTCGGGACGAAATAGAAACGTTACTGGCTTTGGGTGCTTCTCGTTGGGAAGCTGCACATCAACCGATTCGCGAGGCTCTGAGAATTGGAATGATTCCTACCATTAATTCGATGATGGTAATGGGATTAGTTAGCCTACCGGGAATGATGACTGGTCAAATTTTGGCTGGGGCAAATCCTACTGATGCTATACGCTACCAGATTGTAATTATTTTTGCCCAAGCAGCAGGAGTTGCGATCGCCACAATGGGCGTTGTTATTTTAGCTTTTTTGGTTCTATTTAATCGAGATCATCAACTCGCAGACTTGTTACGCAAGCTTGATTAA
- a CDS encoding ATP-binding cassette domain-containing protein, with translation MMKNQLTKSQTTELELSPNNPILSVQDLGRRVEEKWIWSHLSFQLFPGERVAVVGASGSGKSLLLRALAGLDPVQAGQIIFQQKPMNSWFMPSYRSQIVYLHQRPALWEGTVEENLQRVYKLAVHHNQIYNRQLILDYLHILHKPADFLQRPIRAISGGEAQIVGFLRALQISPSVLLLDEPTASLDTETAQSLEALVAVWQNENPRRAYLWTSHDRKQLERITNRQITLKE, from the coding sequence ATGATGAAAAATCAACTTACCAAAAGCCAGACTACCGAGTTAGAACTGTCTCCCAACAACCCAATTCTTTCTGTACAAGACTTAGGTAGAAGAGTTGAGGAAAAGTGGATCTGGAGTCATCTAAGTTTTCAATTGTTTCCAGGGGAGCGAGTAGCGGTGGTGGGTGCTTCTGGATCGGGTAAAAGCTTGCTTCTGCGGGCATTAGCTGGCTTAGATCCAGTGCAAGCCGGGCAAATTATTTTTCAGCAAAAGCCTATGAATTCCTGGTTTATGCCTAGCTATCGTTCCCAAATTGTCTACTTGCACCAGCGCCCAGCCCTTTGGGAAGGAACTGTAGAAGAAAATCTCCAGCGAGTTTATAAATTAGCAGTTCACCACAATCAGATTTACAACCGCCAGTTAATTCTAGATTACCTGCATATTTTGCATAAGCCAGCTGATTTTTTACAGCGTCCGATTAGAGCTATTTCTGGTGGTGAAGCACAGATAGTTGGCTTCTTGCGAGCTTTGCAAATTTCACCTTCTGTACTACTACTAGATGAACCCACTGCTTCACTTGATACTGAAACTGCCCAAAGTTTAGAGGCTTTAGTTGCTGTTTGGCAAAATGAAAACCCACGCAGAGCCTATCTTTGGACAAGTCACGATCGCAAGCAGTTAGAACGCATTACCAACCGCCAAATTACTTTAAAGGAATAA
- a CDS encoding SPFH domain-containing protein, whose product MEQKIKEFPAFKINGFIMLAVIIAIALAGGWYLLSSVQGLEALLARGLKVTDFIGGDDTVAEVIAWLAATLLVIVIPSLSGFFTVEPNQAVVLVLFGKYMGTVRESGFWWTNPFASKHKISLRVRNFNSKIIKVNDAEGSPIEIAAVVVWQVFDSAKSKFAVDDYEEFVAIQSETAIRSLAIRYPYDSPNDTEIPSLRGIPDEIAHALQNELQARLEVTGVEVIEARLSHLAYAPEIAQMMLRRQQAKALIDARRQIVEGAVGMVNEALNRLSQEQMVNLDDERKASMINNLLVVLTSEQTAQPVINAGTLYN is encoded by the coding sequence ATGGAACAAAAAATAAAGGAATTTCCGGCGTTCAAAATCAACGGCTTCATAATGTTGGCTGTGATAATAGCGATCGCGCTGGCGGGAGGATGGTATCTTTTGTCTAGTGTGCAGGGGTTAGAAGCTTTACTGGCAAGGGGTTTGAAAGTTACTGATTTTATCGGTGGTGATGATACCGTTGCAGAGGTTATTGCTTGGTTGGCTGCTACACTCCTGGTGATTGTCATCCCGTCTTTGTCGGGCTTCTTTACTGTTGAGCCTAATCAAGCGGTGGTGTTAGTGCTGTTTGGGAAATACATGGGAACCGTTCGTGAATCTGGCTTTTGGTGGACAAATCCCTTTGCTAGCAAGCACAAGATTTCGCTGCGGGTTCGCAACTTCAACAGCAAAATCATCAAAGTTAACGATGCCGAAGGAAGTCCGATTGAAATAGCGGCGGTTGTCGTCTGGCAGGTTTTCGATTCAGCTAAGTCAAAGTTTGCAGTAGATGATTATGAAGAATTTGTCGCCATCCAAAGTGAAACTGCCATTCGCTCTTTAGCGATTCGATATCCCTACGACAGTCCAAATGACACAGAAATTCCTTCACTGCGAGGAATTCCCGATGAAATCGCTCACGCTTTGCAAAACGAACTCCAAGCCCGTTTGGAAGTAACGGGCGTAGAAGTGATAGAAGCGCGGCTCTCGCATCTTGCCTATGCACCAGAAATCGCTCAGATGATGCTGCGACGACAGCAAGCAAAAGCCTTAATTGATGCGCGGCGACAGATTGTTGAGGGTGCAGTGGGGATGGTGAATGAAGCCTTGAATCGTCTCAGCCAAGAACAAATGGTTAACTTGGATGACGAGCGCAAAGCTTCTATGATTAATAACTTGTTGGTTGTTCTTACCTCTGAGCAAACTGCCCAACCCGTTATCAATGCTGGTACGCTTTATAACTAG
- a CDS encoding MarR family transcriptional regulator, with product MKLGKPSQECAARVMDTIPLLMRFIRADMRTHSADSLSIPQLRSLAFLKRNPGASLSEVAEHLGVTCATASTTIERLVQRNLVQRTDHPQERRRVVLNLTQQGKQLLEESQDKTRAHIANILENLTPEQVSQIEEGLTLLKNVFEQTDVPKAL from the coding sequence ATGAAGCTCGGTAAACCATCTCAAGAATGTGCAGCCAGAGTGATGGATACTATCCCATTATTGATGCGGTTTATTCGAGCAGATATGCGTACTCACAGTGCTGATTCTCTATCTATACCTCAGCTGCGATCGCTAGCATTTCTCAAACGCAATCCTGGTGCTTCTTTATCTGAGGTGGCAGAACATCTTGGTGTTACCTGTGCTACGGCATCCACAACAATCGAACGATTAGTACAGCGCAATTTAGTACAACGCACAGATCATCCCCAGGAACGGCGGCGAGTTGTTCTGAATTTAACTCAACAAGGAAAACAGCTTTTAGAGGAATCTCAAGACAAAACTCGTGCTCATATTGCCAATATTCTAGAGAATTTGACACCGGAACAAGTATCACAAATTGAAGAAGGTTTAACTCTACTCAAAAATGTCTTCGAGCAAACAGATGTTCCAAAAGCTCTTTGA
- a CDS encoding ABC transporter permease, which produces MTPQKPDVMLNGWVKPQRSKLGNFIYAIAKLVNKTLVIAELEVRKLRHDPSDLLIRGVQPALWLLIFGQVFTRTRAIPTGSLSYLDFMAPGILAQSVLFVAIFTGGMTLIWERDLGIVHKFLASPIPRAAMVLGKALGCGVRCLPQIAIIYGLALLLGVKLNFHPLALLQVLVIVLLGAGCFCIFSLIIGCLVKTRERFTGIGQLLTMPLFFASNAIYPISLMPTWLQFLSQVNPLTYQVDALRGTMLENGSSLYGFSLDCIILLLTLIGLTIICGRLYPRVAM; this is translated from the coding sequence ATGACACCGCAAAAACCAGACGTAATGCTCAACGGTTGGGTTAAACCTCAACGCTCAAAATTAGGTAATTTTATTTATGCGATCGCAAAACTAGTAAACAAAACTCTTGTGATTGCTGAACTAGAAGTGCGTAAACTCCGTCACGATCCAAGTGACTTATTGATCCGGGGTGTACAACCGGCATTATGGTTATTGATTTTTGGACAAGTTTTCACTCGTACTCGTGCCATTCCTACAGGTAGCTTATCCTATTTAGATTTTATGGCTCCTGGCATTTTGGCTCAGAGTGTGCTGTTTGTGGCAATTTTCACTGGTGGGATGACATTGATTTGGGAGCGAGATTTAGGAATTGTGCATAAATTCCTTGCTAGTCCTATTCCCCGCGCAGCGATGGTGTTGGGTAAAGCCCTTGGTTGTGGGGTAAGATGCTTACCACAGATAGCAATTATTTACGGATTGGCGTTGCTTTTGGGTGTCAAACTTAATTTTCATCCCTTAGCTTTACTCCAAGTTCTAGTGATTGTGCTGTTAGGAGCGGGTTGTTTTTGCATTTTTTCATTAATCATTGGTTGCCTAGTCAAAACCAGAGAAAGGTTTACAGGAATTGGACAATTATTAACAATGCCGTTGTTTTTTGCTAGTAATGCCATTTATCCTATCTCCCTGATGCCAACATGGTTGCAGTTTCTCTCCCAAGTCAATCCCTTAACTTATCAAGTTGATGCTTTACGCGGTACAATGCTAGAAAATGGTTCCAGCCTTTATGGATTTAGTCTAGACTGTATCATTCTCTTGCTAACATTAATAGGCTTGACTATTATCTGTGGACGGCTTTATCCACGGGTGGCGATGTAA
- a CDS encoding ATP-binding cassette domain-containing protein, whose protein sequence is MTIATPVTVPKSLILKTQELTRRFGKFTAVDALNICVGGGEVFGLLGPNGAGKSTVIKMLTTLLPPSSGQATIADYDVTHQSTDVRKVIGYVPQALSADGSLTGYENLLIFAKLYDIPARQRQRRIHDVLEFMGLHEAAHRLVRNYSGGMIRKLEIAQSVLHRPQILFLDEPTVGLDPIARTQVWHLVQQLCANYGTTIFLTTHFLEEADHLCSRVAIMNRGREVVTGAPADLKTAIGKPNATLDDVFIYYTGDELESGVGYHDTAKTRRNAQRLG, encoded by the coding sequence GTGACAATAGCAACACCAGTCACCGTTCCAAAATCGCTCATATTAAAAACCCAAGAACTGACGCGCCGCTTTGGTAAATTTACAGCCGTTGATGCTTTGAATATCTGCGTAGGCGGGGGAGAAGTATTTGGCTTACTTGGCCCGAATGGAGCAGGTAAAAGTACAGTAATTAAGATGCTGACTACCTTACTACCACCAAGCAGTGGACAAGCAACCATAGCTGATTATGATGTCACTCATCAATCTACTGATGTCAGAAAAGTTATCGGTTACGTACCTCAAGCTCTTTCTGCTGATGGTAGTCTGACAGGCTATGAAAATCTTTTAATCTTTGCCAAGTTATACGATATTCCGGCTAGGCAACGTCAACGACGTATCCATGATGTACTGGAGTTCATGGGTTTGCATGAAGCAGCTCATCGCTTGGTAAGAAACTACTCTGGTGGCATGATTCGCAAATTAGAAATAGCCCAATCCGTCTTGCATCGACCGCAGATTTTATTTTTAGATGAGCCAACTGTTGGACTAGATCCAATTGCACGTACTCAGGTATGGCATCTGGTACAACAACTCTGTGCTAATTACGGTACAACTATATTTTTAACTACCCATTTTTTAGAAGAAGCCGATCATCTTTGTAGCCGAGTCGCAATTATGAATCGGGGTAGAGAAGTTGTCACTGGCGCACCCGCAGACTTAAAAACTGCCATAGGTAAACCTAACGCAACCTTAGATGATGTCTTTATCTATTACACAGGGGATGAATTAGAATCGGGAGTTGGTTATCATGACACCGCAAAAACCAGACGTAATGCTCAACGGTTGGGTTAA
- a CDS encoding sulfate ABC transporter substrate-binding protein: protein MWPDIWNRWKRTSLRSFVSLFLVGVILSVAIASCGGNGQNATTTNGSGASPVAANKRDVELTLVSFAVTKAAHDAIIPKFVEKWKQEHNQNVSFRPSYGGSGSQTRAVIDGLEADIVHLALALDVKRIEQAGLIQPGWDKEVPNNGIVSKSVAALITRDGNPKNLKTWEDLGRDGVQVITADPKTSGIARWNFLTLWNAAIQSGGGEEKALDFITKVYTRNVPLLTKDAREATDAFFKQGQGDALINYENEILLASQQGQKVNYTIPPVNISIDNPIAVVDRNVDKHGTREVAQAFVEYLFTPEAQAEFAKIGFRPADETKLQTKELADKYPKVERLASVADYGGWEAVQKKFFDDGAIFDQIQAKRR, encoded by the coding sequence ATGTGGCCGGATATCTGGAATCGATGGAAACGCACCTCTTTGAGAAGCTTTGTCTCGCTGTTTTTGGTAGGAGTTATTCTAAGTGTAGCGATCGCGTCCTGTGGCGGTAACGGACAGAATGCGACAACTACTAATGGTAGTGGAGCCAGTCCAGTAGCAGCCAACAAGCGAGATGTTGAACTGACTTTAGTCTCCTTTGCTGTGACAAAAGCAGCTCATGATGCGATCATTCCCAAGTTTGTGGAAAAATGGAAGCAAGAACATAACCAAAACGTCTCTTTTAGACCAAGTTACGGTGGTTCTGGTTCCCAAACCCGTGCTGTAATTGATGGCTTAGAAGCAGATATCGTACATCTGGCTTTGGCTTTGGATGTGAAACGAATTGAGCAAGCTGGATTAATTCAACCAGGATGGGACAAAGAAGTTCCCAACAATGGGATTGTCTCAAAATCTGTAGCAGCTTTAATCACTCGTGACGGTAATCCTAAAAATCTCAAAACCTGGGAAGATTTAGGTAGAGATGGTGTGCAGGTAATTACTGCCGATCCGAAAACTTCTGGAATTGCGCGTTGGAACTTCCTAACTTTATGGAATGCAGCAATTCAATCTGGGGGTGGAGAAGAAAAAGCCTTAGATTTTATTACCAAAGTCTACACCCGAAATGTACCTTTGCTAACTAAAGATGCCCGTGAAGCAACGGATGCATTCTTTAAACAAGGTCAAGGTGATGCTTTGATTAACTATGAAAATGAAATTCTCTTGGCATCCCAACAAGGTCAAAAAGTTAACTACACTATCCCACCAGTAAATATTTCGATTGATAACCCCATAGCTGTGGTTGATCGAAACGTTGATAAACACGGAACCCGCGAGGTAGCACAAGCTTTTGTGGAATATTTGTTTACTCCCGAAGCCCAAGCAGAATTTGCCAAAATAGGCTTCCGTCCAGCAGATGAGACAAAACTGCAAACAAAGGAACTGGCTGACAAATATCCTAAAGTAGAAAGATTAGCTTCAGTAGCAGACTACGGTGGCTGGGAAGCTGTTCAGAAGAAATTTTTTGATGATGGGGCAATTTTTGACCAAATTCAGGCAAAGAGAAGGTGA